In Leifsonia sp. AK011, the genomic stretch TCAAGTTTTGCAACGTCTTTCGCGCGGCGGATCGCGTCAGTCAATACATGATTCGTGACGTCGCCTATCGCGACGACGACTCAACGCCGGCTGATCGGATGTTCCAGATTGTCGCGTTCAGGACGTTCAGCAATATCCGTACCTGGGACGAAGTGACTCGATTCCTAGGGCGCTCTCCTCGAATCGATCACCTCCAGAGTGATCGATTCGAGGAGGCGCTCAACGCGGCCAAGGACCTCTACGGCGGCTTGTACACCGGAGCGTTCATTCTGTGCGCCACGAATGCATATGGTCGCTCGTTCAAGCACCTCAATCACGTCGAGCTGTTCCGTGACATGTTCGTGCGGTCAGGGCTCGCCGAAAACATTCTGGCCGCGAAGTCGCTCCGCGAGGTCTACGACCTGCTGCATACGTTTCCGCTGATGGGCGACTTCATGTCGTACCAAACGGCCATCGACCTCAACTACTCCGCGCACATCAACTTCTCCGAGGACGACTTCACGCAGCCAGGCCCCGGCGCCATTCGCGGCATCAAGAAGGTCTTCTTGGACCTGGGCGGTCTCACGCCGCAAGAGGTCATCATGTGGATGGTCGACAACCAGGAGCGAGAGTTTGAGCGCCTGGGCTTTGAGTTCAACGGACTCTGGGGGCGTCGACTCCATGCCATCGACGCACAGGGGCTCTTCTGCGAGACCGACAAGTACTGCAGAGAAGCGGTGCCCGAGCTCGCGAGCGCACGGTCGCGCATCAAGGCACGCTTCGAGTCGTCGCCGACCCCCATGCAGCTGTTCTTCCCACCGAAGTGGGGGATCAACCATCGACTCCCGCAGGGGGAGGTTCTTGGTCAGCCTCGGCGCAGCGTTCTAGAACCGATGTTTTAACAGCATTCTCTAAGTTTGTTTTCTTGACTCCGAACGTCGGAATATCCGACAATCAGAGTATGGCACAGCAAATCAAAATGAGCGCTACTGCAATAGAGCTCGAGTTTGAAGAGGCAGCTCCCGATGCCTCACACGGTGGCGCACCAGTCGTCGACCGCTTCGGCATGCCGCTTACCCCAAATGCTGCACGCATGATGCCCGTCGCTACCCTCCAGGCCGCTATGAGTAAGGCCCTCGCCCATCTCAAGCGCACGACACCTGCAGAGTTGCTCAAAGGGGGGGCTGGATCCGCCGACGGAACGTCGGCCCTCGACTCGATCGAGGTGATCTGGCTCCTCGCGAAGATGAAGCGCGCCTTCGGCCACTCCGTGTTGGATCTCTCCAACGTCCCACGCAGCCAGTGGTCCACGCTCGGAGCCGTCAGCGCTCTCGTCCACGACGCCATTGCGGAGATGCCATGAGTACGTTCATCCAACCGCATGAAACCATAAGCGACGCGTGGATCGCACTTCTCGATGTCGTACAGGCCGACGCGAGCGGGACCTTGACGAACGTGATGGTCACCGTGGCCGACCCGCTCTCTGCCGACGATGCCCAGGTTCGTGCGAGCGTCGACGACACCCTCGTCGGCAAAGGGCGTTGGGGAGTTGGAACTGTCGCAAGCACCATCTTTCCCGAGGCGCTTTACACGCCGCCGAGCTTCTCTTGGAGCCCCGACCTGCCGCCCGAAAAGGCGCGCGAACTGGACGAGGCCGCCAAGTCTCTCTATACCGAGTACATCGAGATGCTGCCGGAGCTCAAGATGTTCCGCGACAACCGTCAAGGTACCTACTTCTCGCGGATGGTTACCTTTCCTGGGAAGGAGTCGGGTGGAGTGAATCAGCTGGCGGATCGAATCCATTACCTGCGAAAGGCGCGCCTAGCTGGTCAGCGGACGCACAACGCGGATGACATGACAGTCTCCGGAGACGGGGAGATCGATCAGGACGAGAACCTTGCCTTCGGGTTGCAGGAGTATGCGTCGACCGACCGCCGGCAAATCAGTTTCCCCTGTCTCGTACACATCGACTTCACGCTCGTCAACGGGATGCTCTCCCTCACGGCGATTTATCGCCATTGGTATCTCGTTACTCGCGGCTACGGAAACCTCGTGGGCTTGGCGAGGCTCCTCGCCTTCGTGGCGCAGCAGACGGGTTCCGAGGTCGGCGAGCTGGTGGTGATTGCGGGTTACGCAAACGCGGAGCGGAAGACCTACGGAGGCAAGCGCGGCATCGATAGTCTTCTCGCGAAGGCTCGACTCGCATCTCAGCCTTCGGTGGCGGCTGCGACGGTCGCGTCCTAATGGGCAAGACTGCAGTTGGCGTCGATCTAGTCGATGTGCGGCGCCTCGCTCTGATGATCGAGGATGCGGGCGGGGACTTCCTTGAAAGCGTATGGACGCTCGCTGAGCGGACTGCGTGCGGGGACGCCGCCGACCGTCTCGCGGCGAGGTGGGCTGCGAAAGAAGCCACGATGAAGGCACTCGGCGTGGGCATCGGCACCGTCGATCCAATCGACATAGAGGTACGGGTGGACGACCGAGGGGCGCCCTCTGTCTTCCTGTCGCGCAGTGCACAGGCAAGAGCGGCAGAATTGAACGTTGAGAGTTGGTCTGTGTCGATGAGCCATGAAGGTGGCATGGCGCTGGCTGTCGCCGTTGCAACGCTTGGAGATTGAAATGCCTCAGGACGCCGAACCTATCGAGAACCAGATCGTTGCAGGTCGGCTGAAAGCCGCGAGAGAGGCGGTCGGCTTCACTCAAGAAGAAGTCAGCGGCGCACTAGGTATTCCTAGAACGAGCGTGCACGCCTTTGAAGCCGGGAAACGCAGCGTGTCCGCTCTCGAACTTCGAAGGTTGTCACGTTTGTACCGACGAAACATCGAGTGGTTGCTTGGAGAAGACGTGGAGCCAGTCGAGTCCGACAGCGCGCTCCATCGAGCGACAAGGGAGCTATCAGATGAAGATCGTCAGCAAGTAGTTCGGTTCGCCGAGTTTCTGGCAGCCGGCATGACGCGATCGCAATCGGCCGAGAAGTCGGGAGAGTAGAAGCAGTGGGGATCGGTCGAGTTGCCGCTGCGCAGGCCGCAGCGGAAGCATTCGATGACTTTGGGTTTGACCCGAGTGAGCCGGTCGATCCTTTCCTTGCCATCAACAACCTGGGTCTCGAGCTTCTCTTCTGGGACCTGGGCGATCTGCTCGGCGTGATTGCTCCGGGCGCGCCGTCGGGCGTACTGATCAATCGTCTCCGCCCTGCATCTGTACAGCGGTTCACTGCCGCGCATGAAATCGGACACTGGTATCTAGATCAGGATCATCTGGCGCTAGATACAGAGGAGACCGTCGAAGGCCTGCCCAAGACCCAGCGGGAGCGGAACGCACAGACCTTCGCCTCACACTTCCTCATGCCGCTAGACCTCCTCCACCGCGTTGCCGAAGACCACGGCGTGACCAAAGGCAGCGCGATCAATCCGGTGACCGCATACTCCATGGCGCGGGATATGCACGTGAGCTACACCGCCGCAGTCCACCAGCTAGGCAATTGCCACTTCATATCTGACGCCGAGCGCACAGCCCTTCTTCGAGTCTCGCCGCAGAGGTCAAAGATTGAACTCACGCACGGACGCAAGCCTTCGAATCCGAGGGGCGATGTGTGGGTGATCGGGGAGCAGGACGATCTCGAGCAACTTGAGGTATTCAGAGGCGACGAGATTGTCTTTGAGCTAGCTGAGAATCCGAGCACCGGATATCGCTGGATGCAGTCAGAACTTCTTGCGCACCTCCCGCCGCGGATGGCGCCTCTGCCGGTGGCCGGGGGATACCCTGACTGGGCAAGGCGCGCCAAGCGGCTTGTGCACGCCGTGGACGAGCCGATGCCTCGCGTGGCCGATGATTTCGATGGCAGTGTGGCAACGCCTGTGACCGTAGGTCAATCGGGCGTTCGTCGAATTGGATTCAACGCGGCACATCCCGG encodes the following:
- the acpS gene encoding holo-ACP synthase; the protein is MGKTAVGVDLVDVRRLALMIEDAGGDFLESVWTLAERTACGDAADRLAARWAAKEATMKALGVGIGTVDPIDIEVRVDDRGAPSVFLSRSAQARAAELNVESWSVSMSHEGGMALAVAVATLGD
- a CDS encoding nucleotide kinase domain-containing protein encodes the protein MKAPVPRPGVYELYWKFAAERQKAFESRLAGHPWPWSQDRILQEFKFCNVFRAADRVSQYMIRDVAYRDDDSTPADRMFQIVAFRTFSNIRTWDEVTRFLGRSPRIDHLQSDRFEEALNAAKDLYGGLYTGAFILCATNAYGRSFKHLNHVELFRDMFVRSGLAENILAAKSLREVYDLLHTFPLMGDFMSYQTAIDLNYSAHINFSEDDFTQPGPGAIRGIKKVFLDLGGLTPQEVIMWMVDNQEREFERLGFEFNGLWGRRLHAIDAQGLFCETDKYCREAVPELASARSRIKARFESSPTPMQLFFPPKWGINHRLPQGEVLGQPRRSVLEPMF
- a CDS encoding ImmA/IrrE family metallo-endopeptidase, coding for MGIGRVAAAQAAAEAFDDFGFDPSEPVDPFLAINNLGLELLFWDLGDLLGVIAPGAPSGVLINRLRPASVQRFTAAHEIGHWYLDQDHLALDTEETVEGLPKTQRERNAQTFASHFLMPLDLLHRVAEDHGVTKGSAINPVTAYSMARDMHVSYTAAVHQLGNCHFISDAERTALLRVSPQRSKIELTHGRKPSNPRGDVWVIGEQDDLEQLEVFRGDEIVFELAENPSTGYRWMQSELLAHLPPRMAPLPVAGGYPDWARRAKRLVHAVDEPMPRVADDFDGSVATPVTVGQSGVRRIGFNAAHPGSWKVELKHVRPFDPEKVLASRVLNTLVRPLPDEEERRRRLEQFRLEEFEESLDGA
- a CDS encoding helix-turn-helix domain-containing protein, with translation MKVAWRWLSPLQRLEIEMPQDAEPIENQIVAGRLKAAREAVGFTQEEVSGALGIPRTSVHAFEAGKRSVSALELRRLSRLYRRNIEWLLGEDVEPVESDSALHRATRELSDEDRQQVVRFAEFLAAGMTRSQSAEKSGE